Proteins encoded within one genomic window of Camelina sativa cultivar DH55 chromosome 19, Cs, whole genome shotgun sequence:
- the LOC104764005 gene encoding histone-lysine N-methyltransferase SUVR3-like: TTTSFYEKMQREAPPEKRRLGEASDVIIIPATDLFLRCADLILPWLNPQELAAVSQTCKALSLVSKSITTHRSLDAARSFENITIPFRNSVDSQRYAYFVYTPFQIPASSPPSRQWWGSESTRPSYLDSVSERGRFGVSLVDESGERMCGCECEQCEEGYCKCLTFAAGMEEIANECGSGCGCGSDCSNRVTQKGISVGLKVVRDEKKGWCLYADQLIKQGQFICEYAGELLTTDEARKRQSIYDKLRSTQSFASALLVVREHLPSGNACLRINIDATRIGNIARFINHSCDGGNLSTVLLRSSGALLPRLCFFAARDIFAEEELSFSYGDVCVNGENRENKLNCCCDSSCCFGTLPCENT; this comes from the exons ACGACGACGTCGTTTTATGAAAAAATGCAGAGAGAGGCGCCACCGGAGAAGCGTCGTCTCGGAGAAGCTTCAGATGTTATTATTATTCCGGCCACTGATTTGTTCCTCCGATGTGCCGACTTGATTCTCCCATGGCTAAACCCTCAAGAACTCGCCGCCGTTTCTCAAACCTGCAAAGCCTTATCCCTAGTTTCGAAATCCATCACCACTCACCGATCCCTTGACGCCGCACGATCCTTCGAAAACATCACAATCCCGTTTCGGAACTCAGTCGATTCTCAGCGGTACGCGTATTTCGTCTACACGCCGTTTCAGATCCCCGCTTCGTCTCCTCCGTCGCGTCAATGGTGGGGATCCGAGTCGACGAGACCTTCTTATCTTGACTCGGTGAGTGAACGCGGACGGTTTGGGGTGAGTTTAGTTGACGAGTCAGGAGAGAGGATGTGTGGATGCGAATGTGAGCAGTGCGAGGAAGGATACTGCAAGTGCTTAACGTTCGCGGCGGGGATGGAGGAGATTGCTAACGAATGTGGGTCGGGTTGTGGATGCGGGTCGGATTGTTCGAACCGGGTTACGCAAAAGGGGATTTCAGTTGGTTTGAAGGTTGTTAGAGATGAGAAGAAAGGTTGGTGCTTGTATGCTGATCAGCTCATCAAGCAAGGCCAGTTCATCTGTGAATATGCAG GTGAGCTATTAACAACAGATGAAGCACGTAAACGTCAAAGTATCTATGACAAACTCAGGTCAACACAATCCTTCGCTTCGGCACTTTTGGTTGTACGCGAGCACCTCCCTTCAGGAAATGCTTGTTTAAGAATAAACATCGACGCCACCAGAATTGGGAACATTGCTAGATTCATCAACCATTCTTGTGATGGCGGGAATCTCTCCACCGTTCTGTTGAGAAGCTCGGGGGCGTTGCTTCCTCGGCTCTGTTTCTTTGCAGCAAGGGACATATTTGCAGAGGAAGAGTTAAGTTTCAGTTATGGAGATGTCTGTGTCAACGGAGAGAACAGAGAGAACAAGTTGAATTGCTGTTGTGATAGTTCTTGCTGTTTTGGAACATTGCCTTGTGAGAATACCTGA